The DNA sequence CCAACCCTCCAGCATCGCTCTCCGCAAAGGGGCACCGAAACGGCCCTTAGCCCCAGCTTTCGTGGGAGCGATGCGTGCGCGTGAAAGACAGACAGACGTCTCGGGGGGCGAAAGGGCACTTCTGCTGCTGACACGTCGCCTCTCCGACCAGCCCTTTCAGCAAACCCAGCGGCCCCCAACCACTCCCTCCCCGTGCCGCAGCTCAGGGGTGCGGCGGAGAGCCGCCTCACCCGGGTGGTCGAAGTTGTACTGTCCCTTCAGCGCCTTGGCCTTCTGCTCGGCGGTCAGCACCTTGTAGAAGCTGTCCTGGCTGAGGATCAGCACCTTCCGCTGCCGCCGGTCCACCTCGttctgccccagcagctccatgATCTTCTCGCAGACTGTGGActgagcggggggggggggcggctgaGGCAGAGCGGGAGGGCCCCGgtccccgccgggccgggccgggccgagcctctccccgccgggcagcgccccccccccccgcgcccgggGCCGGAGCGGAGCGAGGAAGCGGCGCTCGCCGCCGGAGCCCGAGCGCGGCCCGGGCagcgggcccggccccgggccccgcggAGCAGCGGCCCGGGGGTCTCACCTTGCCGCTGGCGGTGCCGCCGCTGACGCCGATGAGGAAGGGCTTCGGGTGCGGCCGCTCCGGCTCGGCGCCGCCGGCGGAGGCCAtggcggggctgcggggcggaCGGGCCGCGCTGCCGCGGGGCCTGACGGGAGATGTAGTCCGCGGGGCGGGGGACACGTGACGGGGCGGGGGCCACGTGacggggcggggccggcggcgacACGTGCGCTGAGTGCGTGCGGTCTCAGCCCCCCCGCGGCGACAGGCGGGGCGCGTGCGGCCGCCGTACCCTGTGTGTACCGGTGTACCTGCACACGCGGGCGTGCGCGGGGCGCGCAGACACACGCGGGGATACGCGTGCGAGGAAGCACGTGCACGTGGGACGGCGCGGACAAACGCGGGGTGCCACCCCGCGCGCGCGCAGCGGAGGGTGCCCGTGACCGCGGCGAAAAAGCACCTTTCCGCCTCCGCCTCGCGTGTCGGCGGGCGAGGCCACCGCGCGCGGGCGGCTCTTTCCACGCGGAAACGTCGCACGTGACGTACAGACACGTCGCGCATTCCCGCGGGGAAAAGGCGCTTCGGCgctgcgccccccccccgcccccccccgcaccGCCCCCGGGGGCCGCGGCAGAGCCGCGCAGGGGACGCGcaccgcacccgcagcccggGGGGGGCACCGCGGCCGCCCCGTTCGCCGCCCcggggccccggcgggggcgACCCCCGGCCCCGaagcgcccccccccccccccccccgagcggcggcggggccggggtggCTGCGCCGGGCGCGGCCCTGTCCCGCGCGGGGCCCCGGGCAAACAGGCGGTCAATGATTAacccgcccggccccggcccggcccggcccgccggcgCTGCGCTCCCGGCCGCCGGCGCGGGGCCATGCGGGgcccgggggccgcggcggggccgtAGCGGGGGGCCAGGCCCGGAGCGTCCGGCAGGTGGGGGCCCCGCGGGCGACGACGCGGGGGGGGGACGCGGGGACGGGGCGCGGGGCTCCCGCGGTGGCAGTGGGGTGGCAAAGGGGGGGCCGCTcccgcgggcagcgcggcccggccccgggctcGACCCTGGTTACGGGGGGGGGGAGGACACGCCCGGGGTCGGTGGGCCGGGGCTGCGCCCGCCCCGTCGCGGCCCCGCACCGGCCATCGctcgcggggcggggcgggggggggacacggagAGCGGGGCAGCCCACGGGCTCCCTGTCCCCGCAGGCGTCCCCGCGGGATGGAGGGCGACGCACCGGCcgggccccggggctgcggcccCGCGGCCGAGGGAGCGGAGCAggggggtggcagtggggcggccggggggctgcccggccccgggccccgctgcGACCCCCCCGCCGGCCGCGGGGACGGGCCCACGGTGGTGGTGGCGGTCACCAATGCGGCCTTCGAGGGGGACCCGCCGCCCTACTCGCCCCCGGACCCCAAGAGCGTTCACCTGCTCTACCCGCCCTTCCCGGCCGGCTTCTCCCAGCAAGTGCCCGTCCTCTAccagccggggccggggcccgtCCCGCCCCAGGGCATCccgcctgcacccctgccctACGGCACCGTACGTATCCCCCCAACGCGTTCCTCCCCTGCTCCGCAGCGGGGTCACCCCTTGTCCCCCCTCCCGGGTTTGTGGGGAGCCAAGCAGCGCCCCAAATGCTTGAGCAGCACAATCTGGGGGGATGCAGGGGGGGTCGCACAGCTCTAACCCCCCTCCATGTCACAGTACAACGGGCAGCCGAGCACAGGGCCATCGCCCGCCGGCCGCGGGCAGCACCTGCCCAAGGACTACATGGTAGAGTCGGTGCTGGTGACCGtcttctgctgcctgctgacCGGGGTCATCGCCCTCGTCTACTCCCACGAGGTAAGGACAGCACAATCCTGGTTTACACCGAACCCACCCGGCACCTTGAATCCCCCTCCCGGTGCCGTGGGTCTCTTCTAACCTCTCCCCGTCTGCCCCCGCGCCAGACCCGGGCTGCGCTCGGCCGCGGGGACATGGCCCAGGCAAACGTGGCGTCCAAAAAGGCCCAGTCGCTGGTCctcttcagcctcctcttcgGGTTGTTCGCCTCCATCAGCTGGGTCATCTACGTCCTGGTTGCCCTGTACCTATGACAGGGACCCCGAGCCCCAGCGACACGGCGCGTGCCGGGGGCTCCTTGCAGCTCACCGTGGCCTGGGGGGCACGGGCAGGTGGAGCGGCCGCAGCCCCTGCATGGCATCACCGGGGCCGCCATGGGAAACGGGTGACCACAAAGCGTTATCAGGGTCGGGGGGCAGCGTCTGTCCTTCCTGGCGGGGCGAGGAGCCGCTCCGGAGCTGTATGTGCCTTCACTCGCCTGCTCTCAGCCCCATGAACTGCGGCACGGGCAGGAGGAACCCAGAGCAAAGCGATGCCGGTGCTGTGTCCCGCTGGAGCCAGCTCCGGGCAAGGAGCCATGTTGGAGCAGTGGCACCATGTACGGGATCAGGCTCTGCTGCGGGATGTTGAAGCCCGTTGCCGCGTGGTGTTGCTTGGGAGGTGCCAAATGGGGCTCTGGTGCAGAGGGAGCGCCTTGTAGAATTGGGGCTGGAGACGGAGCACACGGCCGAGGCGTAACGGAGAGGCCGAGGTGTGCGGCCGCTCCGCCGGCAGCCGCTGCTCCGGACGTGCGAGAACCCCTCAGTGGTGATCGGTAATGTGAGAAGACACAAACCCACGTTATTTAGCTTCTATGGTAATTTTGCACACACAAATACACGCACACATGCTGTATCGCCACTTTCTTGCTGCTTCCAGATCGAAATAAAATACAGGTGTAGCCAAAGCTTCCGTTTCCTCTGCACACCAAGgaccttcccccccgccccaccgtGGCTTTTGTCCACCACAACATTCAGGTTAAGTTCTCCTGTAATTGGTCAAACCAGGGTTTCCTCCACAAACAGGCGGTGCCCGGGCTCCAGCCCAAGCAGGACCCTGGGGAGACCCCGGGGACGGGGAGCCCACGCGGGGCCGTGCTGGGGACGGGGCGGCCCCAGGCCTGGGGGTGCCACTCGCAGAGCTGCTACAAGGAAGGGGAGGACGAGCCGCTCCGTCTTCCAAAGGCTGCTCTGATGAGCCGAGCTCCAGCTCCGTAATGGCAGGAGCCATACGGGGATGCAAGTGTGCCCCGCGCCAGGCCCCGGCTCTGCTCACAGCCACCCGGGGGCTGTGACAGACCCCGCAGCTCCCCATCGCTTCGCAGGGCCGGTGGGATGCAGCACCACGGTCCAGCCCCAGCAAGTGAGCAGGCGGTATGCGCTTGGTCAGTGTCTGGGCATCCTCCTCCCGAGTTGGCCGATGTCGATTATTTCCAGAGGAATTTTGAACCCCATCCAGGACTGAAATAGCGCGGGAGTGTGCTCGGTCGCCCGGACCGCCGCAGGGGTTATTTATAGCCCTCGTCCGCCCGGCCCACGGCTGCTGCACGGGCTGGGCTGCGGCCGGACACACGCCTGTCAGCGTGTGTTTTGGGGAGCTGAAACCCCCCGACACGGGACATCAGTGCCCAGAGGAAGGTGACAGGAGCAGATGTCCCCCCCCGAAATGTAGGGCTTGTACTGGGATGAGACCATCTCGACGGAGGTAAGGAAGAGATTTatatgggaaaaataaaagggaaaagggcCAAGGGCAGAGAAAAACCCCAAGGGGCACGTGAGAAAACACGAGGCCACACCAGCACCAGAAGTGGATTCGATTGTCACTTTAATCCACAGACTGCTGCATGCACTGTAAACAGGATCGTCAGGCGGGTTTGTTACTCGTGTTTATTTGTCTTTAATATAAAAGTTACAGGTCTGAAATGTTCGCAGGAAGATGCCACCATCAGGACTGGGTTAGTGGTAAATATATAATACAACCGaacagctggggggggggggagaggcctgggagtggggcagggggctggtGACGGGGGCATCgcttctcccccctccctgccccgcgTGGAGAGGGGGTATTGAgacccctccctccccacaaaAAGAGAGGTGACAGCCTTGCGAACGCTGCCTGCAAGACAGGCAAACAGGCTCACGGCCAGGCTTGCAAACGGCTGCTGTTCTGGGCTTCTGCTCCCCAGGGGTGCTGCTCCTGGAGGGGGGGGTCTCTGGTCAGCAAACCGGGAGCTGTTCTGGGAAAGGAGATCCTTCTTTAGGGTCGCTCCAGCCCCGTGAGCCTGGCCCGAGGTCGGGACAtgagccaggagctgtggtggggaCACCCCGCTCGGCTGGGGATGAcggcagagcaaaggggagaagggggagcaaagctggggggctcagccccaccaCGCTGGACGAGGTGCTGCGGCTGCGCAGACCTCCCCTCCCCACGCTGCGGGCTGAGCCTCCAGTTTTCAGGGGGGCTGGTGGAGGGCGGGGAGCGAGACCCCTCTTTGGTGCTAAGAGGGCTCATGGTCTCCCTCGAGAGCAAGAACCTGGAAATGGGTCCCGCTCGCCAGCGAGAGAGGAGGTGAGTGTCCCGGCAGGGCTGAGGACGAGGTGCACCCTCCTGTCCCCGCGGGGCATGGAGCCCCAGCCATGAACActgcagccccacggcccccgCACGGGGAAAGCGGAGCGATGGGCTGCGGTTTTAGTGCTATCACCACACACAACATTCCTAGAAACAGCCTATGCCACAGCACACCACCCGAGGGAGGTGCTCGGAGCCGACTGGGGGAAGCCTGTGCCAGACACGGGGTGTATTTGCCTTTTCACAGTCTCGTcatctcaggtttttttttttttaagatcttatttacaaaggaaaacacaagcATTACTTCCTGCGTGGAACGCTGGGAAGCCTTTGGGGGTTGCAAAGTCTTGGCCGGACATGACACATGGCTCCAATGCCCTTAGTGCCATAAAAATAAACCGGTTTTGAAGTGTTCTGGCTCGGACGCTGCGTTTCAGTGCAGAAAAGGTCCCCGCTCCTCCCGCTCTGGGGTTGCACCCCACGCTCTCCTCCCCCAGAAGATGCCCTCAGGGGCAGGGGGGTGTCTCTGCGCTTCAGCATTTGGCTGCTGCGTGAGTCCTGTGCCTAAATCTCCAGGAAAATAATCGAGGTGGGTACAATCCTACGAATGGGGCAACACTGTTGTCGCTCCCTCCCGCTGCCCATCAGGCAGAGCTGCCATCGGCAGGGAGCTGGCTAAGACTTTGCAATCTATTTGTAGAAGGAAGTGCTTGCAACTCTGATTCACCCAGAATAAACAGAGGCTTTAGCAAACACGGAGCTGCTATTGAGAAATAAGTTAAGGATGCTCTGCGGAACACCCCGTCTGTATTCCTTGTGAGCCGCTGCCCAAAAACCGCCGGATTTTGTTAAGCAGAACTCTGTAAAAACCTGTGATCATGCGACACGGTGCTGAGAAAGGCCTCGCAAGGCTGCTAAAACCTACAGCGTACGCTCAAATCCATGATCCACACTGTAAACCATTGGATGAGGACAGAGAGGAGGGATGTGAAATGGCCCGGCTGGGGCTGCACTGGGGAGGATGccctggggggggacacggaaAGGGGACAGAGGGGCTGAATAAGGCACACCGAACAGATTGGGGTTAACGCTGCATGTGTGGGAAATGAGACTGTCCCCGCTCCCATCGCTCTTCCATGCCGGGCTGCCCCTGGCCTGCTGGCTCCAGCACGGCGGGactggggatggggagctgctggggctccTGCCAAAGCGTGGGtcacaaagcacagcaccaagGGTCAGCCAGACTGGGACCCCCTCAAAAAACCATTTGGCAACAGTGAAAGGAGAGAGGAGCGGGATGGAGGGGACGGGGCGACTCGGCCGGGCACAGGGCTCCTTCCCGGTTCCCATTTCCAACCCCAGAAACAGACCCGCTGGCTCCTTCGCCCGGCTCCTGCACCCGCTCCACAGCCAGCGCCCAACGCGGCCGCCCCG is a window from the Gavia stellata isolate bGavSte3 chromosome 24, bGavSte3.hap2, whole genome shotgun sequence genome containing:
- the PRRT1B gene encoding proline rich transmembrane protein 1B; this translates as MEGDAPAGPRGCGPAAEGAEQGGGSGAAGGLPGPGPRCDPPAGRGDGPTVVVAVTNAAFEGDPPPYSPPDPKSVHLLYPPFPAGFSQQVPVLYQPGPGPVPPQGIPPAPLPYGTYNGQPSTGPSPAGRGQHLPKDYMVESVLVTVFCCLLTGVIALVYSHETRAALGRGDMAQANVASKKAQSLVLFSLLFGLFASISWVIYVLVALYL